A window of Microbispora hainanensis genomic DNA:
CTTGATCGCGGACCGACACGTGCATCCGACGTAGGCTACGTCGAATGCGGGCTCCGTCTACAGAGGCACCTGTGCGGCGATAATCGGAGACATGATGGCGGCCGAATCGGCGCAGACACTCGAACGAGGTTTACGGCTGTTGCGGCTGCTCGCCGACGCGGACCGGGGCCGCACGCCGACCGAGCTCGCCCAGGAGCTCGGCCTGAGCCGGCCGATCGTCTACCGGCTCCTGACGACCCTGCAGGCCGAGGGTTTCGCCCGGCGGGACGCGCAGGGCCGCGTGCATCTGGGTTTCGGGGTGCTCGTGCTGGCCCAGGCCGTACACCCCCTGCTGCGGGCGACGGCGCTGCCCGCGCTGCGCGCGCTCGCGGAGCAGGCCGGGGCGACCGCCCACCTGACCGTGGCCGAGGGTGACGAGGGCCTGGCGATCGCGGTGGTCGAGCCGTCGTGGACCGACTTCCACGTCGCCTATCGGGAGGGCTCCCGCCATCCGCTGACGCGCGGCGCGGCCGGGCTGGCGCTGCTCGCGCTGCGCGAGGGCCGTACGGAGCCGCCGCTGCACACGAGCAGCGGACATCTCCAGGAGGGAGCGCAGGGCATCGCCGCGCCGATCCCTGGTCTGCCGTGGCTGGAGGCGTCCGTGGGCCTGGTCAGCTTCGCCGACCTCGACGCGGACAAGGTGGGCCCGCTGGTCCTTGAGGCCGCCTATCGCCTCACGTCCGCCCTGTCCGAGCCCTCGCGCTGACCCTCACGCCTCACGACCGCCCCGTCCGTGCCCCCGCGCCGACCCTCACGCCTCACGCCCCGGGCTGACGTTCACCACTCACGCCCGCCCCGTCCGAGCCCTCGCGCGGCGGTCACCACTTCAGCAGCCGCGGTTCGCCGAACAGCGTGTTGTCCACGGCCACGTCGGCGCGCGCCAGCGGATCGGCCTCGGCGATGTAGAGGCGCTCGGCGGGCAGATAGCGGTGCAGGTGCAGCGCCTCCGCCTCCGACCCGGCCCAGTCCTGGTCGCGTTCGGCCCCACGGCGCACCGAGGTCTCCGGAGACACCTCGATCCAGACGCGCAGGTCCCAGTACGCGTCGATCTCCGGGCGGAACGCGAACACCCCGTCGACGATCGTGATCGCGCCGGGCGCGGCGGCCGTACGCACCGACGAGTGGTCCACCTGCGTGAGCGGGTCGATGGAGCACAGCGCCACGTCCCCCGAGCCGTCCGGCCCCGCCGGTTCGAGCAGCAGGGCGATCGCGGCGTCGTAGTCGTAGGCGTTGCGGTAGTACCCCTCGCCCGACTCCCGGTCGTACAGGTGCCGGTCGCGCCACGGCCGTTTGAAGTCGTCGAGGCTCGCCCGCAGCACCTGGCGTCCCGCTCCGGCGAGGTGCTCGGCGAGCTCGTGGCCGAAGCTCGTCTTCCCGGCCGCCGTGAGCCCGTCCACACCGACGCGCAGGCGCCCGTCGCCGAGAGCCAGCACGCGTTCCGCCACCCGCCGGACCAACGCCGTACGCGCGGGGGACACGGGCGCCGGCGTCGGCTGCCGCCAGGTCGAGACGGACAGGTGGATCTCCGCGGTTGCGCTCATGCCCCACAGCTTGACATTCCCGGCGGCATGGCGAATCGTCGTACATATATAGGACACTCGCGTCCGATAAACGGACGAGCATGGGAGGTGTCATGCCGTACTACCGCATGGTCGGGGAGGTGCCGCGCAAGCGCCACGTGCAGTTCCGCGCACCCGACGGCGGGCTGTACAAGGAGGAGCTCATGGGAGAGGAGGGCTTCTCCTCCGACTCCTCGCTGCTCTATCACCGCTATGCGCCGACGGCCATCGTCAAGGCCGAGGCCGTGGACGCGGGAGCGCCGGGGCTCACGCCCAACCTGCCGCTGTCCCCGCGCCATTTCCGCACCCGGGACCTGACGCCCGACGGCGACCTGGTCTCCGGGCGCATGCTGCTCGCGGGCAACTCCGACGTCCGCATCTCGTACGCCGCGACGGACGCGCCCAGCGAGCTGTACCGCGACTCGATGGGCGACGAGTGCGTCTACATCGCGAGCGGCCGGGCCCGGTTCGAGTCGGCGTACGGCGCGCTCGACGTGGCCGAGGGCGACTATGTGGTGATCCCGACCGGGACGATCCACCGCTGGGTGCCCGAGGGCCGGGTGACCGCGCTGGTGGTGGAGGCGTCCGGGCACATCAGGCCGCCGAAGCGCTACCTGTCCCAGTTCGGCCAGTTCCTGGAGCACGCGCCCTACTGCGAGCGCGACCTGCGCGCGCCGGACGAGCCGCTGCTCGTGGACGGCGAGGAGATCCCGGTGCTGGTCAGGACGCGGGGCGGGCTGACCAGGCTGACCTACGCCCATCACCCCTTCGACGTGGTGGGCTGGGACGGCTGCCTCTATCCGTACGCGTTCAACATCCAGGACTTCGAACCGATCGTGAAGCGCACCCACGCGCCGCCGCCGGTGCACCAGACGTTCGAGGGCCCGGGGTTCGTCGTCTGCTCGTTCTGCCCCCGGCCGCTGGACTTCCACCCCGAGGCCGTGCCGATCCCGTACAACCACCACAACGTGGACTCCGACGAGTTCATGTTCTACGTGGGCGGCGACTACACGGCCAGGAAGGGATCCGGCATCGACGTCGGCTCGATCTCGCTGCACCCGGCCGGCTTCACGCACGGCCCGCAGCCGGGCGCGGTGGAGGCCGCCGTCGAGGCCGTACGGCAGGGGCACACCGAGACGACCGAGATGGCCGTCATGATCGACACCTTCCGTCCGCTCGACCTCGGCCAGGCCGCCCTCGCGTGCGAGGACACCGACTACGCGTGGACGTGGGCGCGGTGAGCTTCGGGCTCGACAACCTGCCGTACGGGGTGTTCTCCCGGCCCGGGGAGCCCCGCAGGGTCGGCGTCCGGGTCGGGGACCACGTCCTCGACCTGGCGGCGGCCCTCGGCGGGGACGTCTACGCGGCGCCCAGCCTCAACCCGCTGCTGGCCCTGGGCCGCGCGGCCTGGCGGGAGACGCGGGCGCGGGCACGCGACGCGGCGGCAACGGGCGACCACCTGATCCCGCTGTCGGAGGTGACCCTGCACCTGCCGATCGAGGTGGCCGACTACGTCGACTTCTACGCCTCGCTTGAGCACGCCTCGAACCTCGGGCGGATCTTCCGCCCGGACGACGAGCCGCTGAAGCCCAACTGGCGGCACCTGCCCGTCGGCTACCACGGGCGGGCGGGCACCGTCGTCGTCTCCGGGACGCCGATCAGGCGGCCGTGCGGGCAGCGGCCGTCGTTCGGCCCGTCGCGGAAGCTCGACATCGAGGCGGAGGTCGGCTTCGTCGTGGGGGTGCCGACGCGGCTCGGCGAGCGCGCCGGCGCGTTCGAGGACCACGTCTTCGGGGTGGCGCTCGTCAACGACTGGAGCGCCCGCGACATCCAGGCATGGGAGTACGTGCCGCTCGGGCCGTTCCTGGGCAAGTCGTTCGCCACCTCGATGTCCGCGTGGATCACGCCGCTCGACGCCCTGGAGGAGGCCAGGGTCGAGGGCCGGTCGCAGGAGCCCGAGCCGCCCGCCTATCTGCGCAGGCAGGAGCCCTGGGGGCTCGACCTCACCCTGCGCGTGGAGCTCAACGGCGAGACGATCGCGACGCCGTCGTTCCGCGACATGTACTGGACGCCCGACCAGATGCTCGCCCACATGACGGTGAACGGCGCGAGCCTGCGCACCGGCGACCTGTTCGCGAGCGGAACGGTCTCGTCGGTCGGGCAACCCGGCTCGCTCATCGAGCTGACCTGGAACGGCGCCGACCCGGTCAAACTGCCCGGCGCGACCCGGACCTTCCTGGAGGACGGCGACGTCGTCACGATCACCGCCTGGACCCCGGGCGGGATCAGCCTCGGCGAGGTCTCGGGGAAGGTCCTTCCGGCGACTTAGCGTATTTCTGTCGTCACCCATCGCTATCTTGGGTG
This region includes:
- a CDS encoding helix-turn-helix domain-containing protein — translated: MMAAESAQTLERGLRLLRLLADADRGRTPTELAQELGLSRPIVYRLLTTLQAEGFARRDAQGRVHLGFGVLVLAQAVHPLLRATALPALRALAEQAGATAHLTVAEGDEGLAIAVVEPSWTDFHVAYREGSRHPLTRGAAGLALLALREGRTEPPLHTSSGHLQEGAQGIAAPIPGLPWLEASVGLVSFADLDADKVGPLVLEAAYRLTSALSEPSR
- a CDS encoding uridine kinase is translated as MSATAEIHLSVSTWRQPTPAPVSPARTALVRRVAERVLALGDGRLRVGVDGLTAAGKTSFGHELAEHLAGAGRQVLRASLDDFKRPWRDRHLYDRESGEGYYRNAYDYDAAIALLLEPAGPDGSGDVALCSIDPLTQVDHSSVRTAAAPGAITIVDGVFAFRPEIDAYWDLRVWIEVSPETSVRRGAERDQDWAGSEAEALHLHRYLPAERLYIAEADPLARADVAVDNTLFGEPRLLKW
- a CDS encoding homogentisate 1,2-dioxygenase; this translates as MPYYRMVGEVPRKRHVQFRAPDGGLYKEELMGEEGFSSDSSLLYHRYAPTAIVKAEAVDAGAPGLTPNLPLSPRHFRTRDLTPDGDLVSGRMLLAGNSDVRISYAATDAPSELYRDSMGDECVYIASGRARFESAYGALDVAEGDYVVIPTGTIHRWVPEGRVTALVVEASGHIRPPKRYLSQFGQFLEHAPYCERDLRAPDEPLLVDGEEIPVLVRTRGGLTRLTYAHHPFDVVGWDGCLYPYAFNIQDFEPIVKRTHAPPPVHQTFEGPGFVVCSFCPRPLDFHPEAVPIPYNHHNVDSDEFMFYVGGDYTARKGSGIDVGSISLHPAGFTHGPQPGAVEAAVEAVRQGHTETTEMAVMIDTFRPLDLGQAALACEDTDYAWTWAR
- the fahA gene encoding fumarylacetoacetase: MDVGAVSFGLDNLPYGVFSRPGEPRRVGVRVGDHVLDLAAALGGDVYAAPSLNPLLALGRAAWRETRARARDAAATGDHLIPLSEVTLHLPIEVADYVDFYASLEHASNLGRIFRPDDEPLKPNWRHLPVGYHGRAGTVVVSGTPIRRPCGQRPSFGPSRKLDIEAEVGFVVGVPTRLGERAGAFEDHVFGVALVNDWSARDIQAWEYVPLGPFLGKSFATSMSAWITPLDALEEARVEGRSQEPEPPAYLRRQEPWGLDLTLRVELNGETIATPSFRDMYWTPDQMLAHMTVNGASLRTGDLFASGTVSSVGQPGSLIELTWNGADPVKLPGATRTFLEDGDVVTITAWTPGGISLGEVSGKVLPAT